In Lysobacter sp. FW306-1B-D06B, the sequence GATGGTGTCGTCGATGGAGATCCCTTCGGCGTCGCGTGCGTTCTTCCTGGCCATCGCCGTGATCGGCGTTCCCGGTGTCGTCGTGAACCTGATGCCCCTGACGGTCCACGGCTGGCAGAACGACGGCCGCCTGCTGCTGGACCTGATGCTCGGACGTCCGAATGCCCTGGTGGCGCAGCGCCTGCGCGCGGCCGCCGCGCTCTCGCTCGCCGGCGTGCGGCCCCGCGACTGGCCGGCCGACATGGTGCCCTTCGATATCCCGGACACCGGCCCACTGCGCGCCAATGCGTTGCTGATGCACCTGGGATGGGCCGACGATGCAGGCGACCGCGCGTTGGCGGATCGCGCCGCGGCCGCGTTGGCGGATGGCTTCTGGACGACACCGGCCGCGCTGCGTCCGCACCTCGCGCTCGCACTTGCGGGACATGCCATTCGCTCCGGCGATGGCGGCGCGGCGCGCGCATGGCGGCCTTACTGCGACGGCGGCCTGCTGCATATGGGCGCCGGACGCGCGTGGCTCGATGCCGCGCTGGCCGTCGATGCGGGAGAGTTCGAGGCGGCTTGCGTCGGCGTCGCATTCGCGCGGCTGGAGGTGGCGCGAATGCATGACATCGCCGGCGCGCGGATCCTGGCCGAGCACCTCGACGCGCTGGACGTGCGCATCCAGCGCGCGCGAAGCAGCAGCGTGCAACCCGCGCTGCCCACCACGTAAGCTCGGCACTGCGATGGCGGCAGGCGTTCCCGCCGCGCCGTCGCTCCGTCACGCTTGCTCGGCAGCCGTCCATCGCAGAGGAACGAATGCACGTCCATCCCTCACGCATCGCAGCGCTCGTCGCGGCCTGTTTACTCGCCGGCTGCGGCGGGACGGCGCCGGGCGACTCCGCGAAGTCCACCGATGCCGCGATCCGGCATTTCGGCTCCATCGCATTCGAACCCTGCACACTCTCCAGCCCGCTGGCGCCATCGAGCATCGACGCGCAATGCGCGCGCTTCGACGTGCTCGAGGATCCGCAGCAGCGCGACGGCCGCAAGATCGCGTTGAACATCGCGTGGCTGCCCGCGAACGACAAGGGCAGCACCGCGCCTGATCCGGTGTTCTTCCTCGCCGGCGGGCCGGGGCAGGCGGCGACGGAGTATGCCGCCGAGATCGACATGGCCCTGCGCGAAGTGCGCAAGCACCGCGACATCGTGTTGATCGACCAGCGCGGCACGGGCAGGCTCAGCCCGCTGGTGTGTCGCGATGCGAACGGCCGCGAGCTTTCGCTGTCCACGCAGGACGAAGCCGACGCCGATGCCATCGCCGCCTACGCCGCGCGTTGCGCACAGGCGCTGCAGGACAAGGCCGATCCGCGCCTGTACACCACCACGCAGGCGGTGTCGGACCTGGATGCCGTGCGCGCGGCGCTGGGCGTGGAGCAGGTGAACCTCGTCGGCGTTTCCTACGGCACGCGCGTGGCGCAGCAGTTCGCCGCGCGCTTCCCGCGTCATACGCGTTCGCTGGTGCTCGACGGTGTCGCGCCGAACGATCTGGTGGTGGGCGGCGAGTTCGCGCGCACCTTCGAGCGTGCGTTGGAGTTGCAGTCGGCGCAGTGCCAGTCGCTGCCCAGTTGCCGCAAGCGCTACCCGCGCGATCTGCGCACGCAGCTGCGCGGGCTGAAGACGCGCCTGGAAGCGGCGCCGGTGCAGGTGGAGTTCCGCGATCCGGCCACGGCGCAGAAGCGGCGCGATACGCTCACCGCCGATACCGTCGTCGGGCTCACGCATCTGTTCTCGTACATGCCGCAGATGATGTCGTTGATGCCGGTGGTGATCGACGAGGCCGACCGCGGCGAGTACGCGCCGCTGATGGCGCTGGCGCAGCTGGCCACGCGCAGCATGGACGGGCGCATGTCGCGTGCGATGCAGTGGTCGGTGATCTGCGCCGAAGATGCCGATCGTTTCCATCCGGACCCGAAGGATGCCGATACCGTGCTCGGCGCGGAAACGGGTCCGGCGTTCTTCGCTGCCTGCAAGGCGTGGCCGCACGGCACACGTCCGGCGGATTTCGACACGCCGCTTCGTTCCAACGTGCCGGCGCTGTTGCTGTCGGGCGAGATCGATCCGGTCACGCCGCCGGCCTATGGCGAGCGCGTGCTGAAGGGTCTGCCGAACGGCCGCCATTTCGTGCTGCGCGGCCAGGGCCACAACGTCGGCGCGGTGGGATGCCTGCCCAAGCTGGTGGGCCAGTTCATCGAATCGCTCGATGCGAAGTCGCTCGATGCGCGCTGCCTGGATTCGATCGGCTACGTGCCGCCGTTCACCGGATTCAACGGATGGGAGCCGTGACCGCATGATCTTCGCCCAGGACCTGCACAAGACGTTCAAGACCCGCACCGGGCCCGTGCGCGCCGTCGATGGCGTGCACTTCGAGGCGCGCGACGGCGAGATCACCGGCCTGCTCGGCCCCAACGGCGCCGGCAAGACCACGACCCTGCGCATGCTCTACACGCTGATGACGCCCGATGCCGGACAGGTGCTGGTGGACGGCGTGGATGCCGCGCGTGATCCGGCCGCAGTGCGGCGCGCGCTCGGCGTGCTGCCGGACGCGCGCGGCGTGTACAAGCGCCTGACCGCGCGCGAGAACATCGCCTACTTCGGCGAGCTGCACGGCATGTCGAAGCAGGCCATCGCGCAGCGCACGCAGGTGCTGGCCGATGCGTTGCAGATGCACGACATCCTGGATCGCCAGACCGAAGGGTTCTCGCAGGGCCAGCGCACCAAGACCGCGATCGCGCGCGCCCTGGTGCACGACCCGCGCAACGTGATCCTGGATGAACCGACCAACGGCCTGGACGTGATGACCACGCGCGCGATGCGCGGGTTCCTGCAACAACTGCGCGAGGAAGGACGCTGCGTGATCTTCTCCAGTCACATCATGCAGGAGGTGGCGGCGCTGTGCGATCGCATCGTGATCATCGCGCAGGGCCAGGTCGTCGCATCCGGCACTGCCGATGAGCTGCGCGCGCAGACGGGCGAGGCGAACCTGGAGGACGCGTTCGTCAAGGCGATCGGTTCGGACGAGGGCCTGCACGCATGAGTGCGACGACGGCCCGCTCGGGAATGTTCGCCGCGATGTGGGCGGTGATGCGCAAGGAGCTGCGCGACATCTCGCGCGACCGGCGCACGCTGGCGCTGGCGCTGTTGCTCGGGCCACTGCTGTATCCGGCGCTGATGATCGGCATGAGTTCGCTCGCCGAATCGCGCGCACGCACGCAGCTCGACAGCGTGCTGGAGGTGCCCACCGTCGGCATCGAACGCGCGCCGAACCTGGTGGCGTTCCTTGCCACGCAGGGCATCCGCGCGGTGAAGGCGCCGGAGGACGTGGACGCGGCGATCGTGCGGCAGGAAGTGGACGTGGCGTTGCGCATCGATCCGGACTACGGCAACGACTGGCGCGCGGGCAAGCCGGCGCTGGTGGAGATCGTCTCCGATACGACGCGTCGCGACAGTGAGATTCCCGGCGCGCGCGTGCGCGCCGCATTGGCGGCGTACCGCGATCAGGTCGGTGCGCTGCGGTTGCTGGCGCGCGGCATCGATCCGTCGATCACGCGCGCCGTCAGCGTGGGCAGCCGCGACCTGGCCAGCGAGGACGCCAAGCGCGGGCTGCTGCTGTCGGCGATCATGCCGTACCTGCTGATCCTGCTGTCCTTCATCGGCGGCGCGCACTTGATCATGGACGCCACCGCCGGCGAGCGCGAACGTCAGTCCATCGAACCGTTGCTGGCCACGCCTGCTTCGCGTGGCGCCATCGTCAGCGGCAAGATCGCGGCGGCGTGCGCGATGGGACTGCTCTCGCTGGTGCTGACGTTGCTGGCATTCAAGATCAGTGCGCAGATGGGCACGGGCGTGGGCCGCATGTTCGATGTGAGCTTCACCGCGATCGGCCGCATGCTGCTGGTGCTGCTGCCGATGCTGTTCATCGGTACCACGCTGCTGACGTGGTTGTCGGCCGCGGCCAAGAGCATGAAGGAAGCGCAGAGCCACATGACCTGGCTGATGCTGCTGCCGATGATTCCGACGATCGCGCTGATGGTGAATCCGGTGAAGACGCAGCCGTGGCAGTTCATGGTGCCCTTCCTCGCGCAGAACCAGATGCTGCTGAAGGTGATCCGCGGCGAGGTCATCGACCTGCGCACCTGGGCGATTTACCTGGGCACGGGATTCGCCGTGGCGGCGCTGCTGTGGTTCGCGGCGGTGCGGCGTTATCACCAGGAGCGGTTGGCGATCTCCGGGTGAGACCAAGCGCTTGCGCGGCGCTGCCGCGTGCCGGACGACCGGCCATGGATGGCCGGGCCGCGCTGTCCGGGGCCGGGTGCGTCGCGCCATGGACGGCGGCAGCCTCCTGATCGAAGTGGCTTCACCACGCGGCAGCAGATGGTTTCCAGCTTGCGCTGGAATGACGATGGGAGGGCCCATGGCGAAATGCCCGGACGTTGCGGGCCTGGGTCCCGGCCTTCGCCGGGATGACGTTGAAGGGGCTTCGCCGCTAACGCGGAATGCGCACAAAGAAAAAGGCCCGGCTTGCGCCGGGCCTTCCCTTGCAACGTGCTTCGCGGAGCGCCCGCGGTGAGCGTCAGTCCCCCAACCTTCGCTCGCCGCGCGGCGATCAGCTCTGCGGGTTGAAGCCGATGGTACGGCGCGTGGTGACCGGTGCATCCACCGGCTGGAAGCGCCACTTGCGCACGGCGTTGACTGCTTCGCGGTCGAAGATGCGCGCCGGATTGGAACGCACCACGCGCGCGGCCGTGACCGAGCCGTCGGTACCGACGGTGAACTCGACCTGCACCTCCCCCGAGGTGCCGGCGCGGAGTGCTTCCGGCGGATAACGCGGCGGCGGCATCGACAGCGGACGCAGGTCGCTGGCATCCGCGGTGGCCGGCGTCGCGGCGGCCTGGCGGGCGGCGGCGGCACGGGCGTCGGCGGCGCGCTGTTCGGCAGCGCGGGCCTCGGCGGCACGCTGCTGTTCGGCGGCGCGGTCGGCGGCGGCCTTGTCGTCGGCCTGCTTGCTGGCGGCCTGCTGCGCGGCGAGCTGCTTGGCGGCGTCTTCCTGCTGCTTCTTCTGGTCTTCCAGGCGCTTCTTCTCGAGTTCGACCTTCTTCTTGGCCTCTTCCTCGGCGGTCAGCTGCTGCTGGGCCGCACGCTTGGTCGTCGCGTCCTGCTGCGCGGCGATGCTGGTCTTCAGTCGGGCCAGGGCCGGATGCTGGGCATCGGCCTTCTCGAGCAGGGCGGCCAGTCGCTGGGCTTCGATGAAGTCCTCACGATTGACGCTCTGTTCGATGGCGATGACCGTCATCGGCAGCAGGTCGGTGAGTGCGCTGGAGACCGCGGCGTCCCCCGGCGCCTTGTCGCGTAGCGCCAGGTAGTACTCGACCGCGTTGTCCTCGGCCGGTGCGTACAGGCGGTTCTCCGCGTAGGCCTTGCGGGCGGCCTCGCGCAGCTGGTCCGCGGTCAGGGCCGACACCTTGGCCGATACCGCGGTTTCCGCGGTTACCGCGGGAGCGGCCGCCGTGGCGACCGGTGCAGCCGCGCCTTCCGGTGCGGGCTCTTCTTTCTGGCAGGCGGCCAGCGCGCAGCACAGGGCAAGCGCGACGGACAGCTGCGATACGACAGACAATCGGCGCGCACGCCGGTCTTGTGGATTAACGAACGTCATTGGCAAAGCTCCCCTGAAGTGCGCCGTCACGAGCACACGGGCACTAGATCGCGTGAGCGGCCCATGTTTGTCAAGCGAACGACGCCTTGAGCCTACCATCGGTCGGCCGCTCGTGGCCGGCCATCGCCCTGTTCAGTGCGGTCATGGCGTCCTGTAACGCGGCTTCCGGCAGGGTCCCGATCGGCCAGCAACGCCGCCAGCAGACGCCGGAATGGCGGAAAAGAAGCGCTGGCGCGCAGCACCCCGGCGCGCAGGGCGCGGGCCGGGGGGCGATCGTCGGTAAACAGCCCGACGACGCCGCGCGTGGCCAGATGCAACGGCGCGGTGGCCCGGCGATGGCCCCGGTCGTAGCGGTCCAGCAGCGCGGATGCGCCGGGATCGGCGCCGCTGGCGGCCGCATTGCGCAATAGCCCCGCGAGCCGTTCCACGCCGAGCAGCCCCAGGTTGAATCCGTGCGCCGTGACCGGATGCATGCCGACGGCGGCGTCGCCCACCAGCGCCACGCGCGTGGCGGCGAATCGCGTCGCCCAGGCGCCGACCAGCGGGTAGACGTGACGCGTGCCGACCTCCGAGACGGCGCCGAGCCGGCCATCGCACCGGCGCTCGATCTCCGTGGCGAAGGCCTCGTCGTCCAGCGCCTGCACAGCGCGCATCTGCGCGCCCGGCAGGGTGAGCACGATCGACGAGCGGCGGCCTTCCGGTGCGGCTCGACCCAACGGCAGGCGCGCGAGCGTGTGGCCGTGATCGAACCATTCCCAGGCGATGTCTTCGTGCGGTCGCTCGTGCGTCACCCGACACACGAGCATGGAACGGCCGAAGTCGTGCATGCGCGTGGCGATGCCCAGGGCGCGACGCGTCTCGGAGAAACGACCGTCGGCGGCGACCAACAGGCGGGAGGCGAACACGCGCCCGTCGTCGAGGCGGACCCGGGCGGTCGCGGCGTCGGTGTCGACGGCGGCCACACGGACGCCGGCCAGCAATTCGACATCGGGCGAGGCGGCTACGCACTCGAACGCCGCCGCGCGAATCGCGTGGTTCGGCACCAGCCAGCCGAGCGGGTCGGCGCCGGGATCGGAAGGGCCGATCTCCAGGGCGTCGTGGCTCGCGCCGTTGAACACGCGGGCCTGGCGCAGCGGATGCGCCTGGTCGGCCGGCAAGCGATTCCACAGCTGCAACCGTTGCAGGAAACGCACCGATCGCTGCGTGAGGCCGATCTCGCGGCCGTCGAACGCCGGCGCGCGCAATGCGGCTTCGGGCTCGCGGTCCAGCACGGTGATGCGCAGGCCGGTCCCGGAAAGCGCGCGGGCCAGGCACAGCCCCGCGGGGCCGGCGCCGATGATGGTTACGTCGGTGTCGATGGTCTGCATGTCGCACTCGCGCGGGGAACCGGCCCGCACTGTGCGCCCGCGTGGGTTGCCGGTGCCTTGATCCGCGTCAAAGCGCCCGGGCGGGCCTCATTTCCCGATGCAGAATCTGGAGAAGATGTGGCCCAGCAGATCGTCGGCGTGGACGCGGCCGGTGATTTCGCCGAGCGCGTCGTGCGCCAGGCGCAGCGATTCGGCGGCGAGGTCGAGTGCTTCACGGTCCAGCTCGACGCGGGCCTGGGCGAGGTGTTCGCGCGCGATGGCGAGCGCGTCGACATGGCGCGCGCGTGCGGTGAAGGCACCTTCGCCCGCCTCCTCCGCATTGCCTTGTGCGAGCTGGCGCAGTTTCGCGTGCAGCGCGTCGATGCCGGCGCCCGTGCGCGCGGACACCTGCAGTGCATCGGGCTCGCCGGGCGCAACGGTGTCGAGCAGATCGGCCTTGTTGTGGATCCACACGCGCAGCGGCACGTCGGCGATGGCGTCGGCAACCGCCGCGCGACCGCCGTCCGGATCGCGTGCATCGAGCACGACGAGGGCGAGGTCGGCGCGCTGGAGTTCACCGCGTGCGCGGCGCATGCCTTCGCGCTCGATCGCATCACCGCCGTCGCGCAGGCCGGCGGTGTCGACCAGGGTGAGCTCGACGCCGTCGATGCGGATCGTCTCGTGCAGCAGGTCGCGCGTGGTGCCGGCGATGTCGGTGACGATGGCGCGGTCGCTGCCGGCGAGCACGTTGAGCAACGAACTCTTGCCGGCATTGGGCGGGCCCACGATCACCGCGTGGACACCGTCGCGCAGGCGGCGGCCGCGTTCGGCCGCCTTGAGCAGTTCCTCGAGCGCGAGCGTCGTGTCGGCCAGGCGCGCGCGCAGCTGGGCGCCACCGAGGGTGTCGATGGGTTCGTCGGCGAAGTCGATCGCGGCTTCGACATGCACGCGGATCGCGAGCAGTTCCTCGCCGATGGCGTCCACGCGGCGCGAGAACTCCCCGTCCAGCGCGCGGCGTGCCGCACGCGCGGCGCGCACGTCGGCGGCGGCGATGAGATCGGCGACGGCTTCGGCCTGGGCGAGGTCGAGGCGGCCTTCGAGGAAGGCGCGCTCGCTGAATTCGCCCGGTCGCGCGCGGCGTGCGCCGAGCGCGACGCAACGCGCGACCAGCTCGTGCAGCACCGCGGGACTGCCGTGCGCCTGCAGCTCGACCACGTCCTCGCCGGTGTAGCTGGCGGGCGAGGCGAAGAACAGCGCGATGCCGTCGTCGAGGGTCTCGCCCTGCGCATCGTGGAAGCGGACGTAGTGCGCCTGGCGCGGCGTGAGCGCGCGGCCGGCCACGGCTTCGGCGATGGTGCGCGAACGCGGACCCGACAGCCGCACGATGCCGACACCGCCTGCGCCCGGTGCGGTGGCTATGGCTGCGATGGTGTCGCGGTGTGCATCAGTCGGCATTGGGGTCGGGGTACTCCGTGAGGAATCGGCGTGCCTGGTCCATCGATTCTTCATCCTCGAAGACCATTTCGTGCAGCCAGTCGTGCGGGTTGGGCCGTCCTTCGAACGGGTGATCCATGCTGTTACTCCGGATGTGAGTAACAGTTCTTTTATCGCCCGGATCCGCCGACCAAAGTTAGAACAGCTTCGGCCCGCAAAAAAGAAGCCCGCCTTGCGGCGGGCTTCCATCTTCACTGTCCAGTCCGGACGATCAGGCCGCCTTGGCCGGCGCGTCGCTGTACTTCTTGATCATCCACCACTGCTGCAGCAGGCCCAGCGCGCCGTTGGTGACCCAGTACAGCACCAGACCGGCCGGGAAGAAGGCGAACATCACGCCGAACACCAGCGGCATGAACTGCATCATCTTGGCCTGCATGGGGTCCATGCCGGTGGTCGGGTTGAGCTTCTGCGTGAACCACATCACCGCGACGTTGATGATCGGCAGGATGAAGTACGGGTCGCGCGAGGTCAGGTCGGTGATCCAGCCGATCCACGGCGCGTGGCGCAGTTCCACCGACTCCGACAGCATCCAGTACAGCGCCAGGAACACCGGCATCTGCAGCAGGATCGGCAGGCAGCCGCCGACCGGGTTGATCTTCTCTTTCTTGTACAGCTCCATCATCGCCATCTGGAGCTTCTGCTTGTCGTCGCCGTAGCGCTCCTTGAGCTGCGCCATGCGCGGCTGGAACTTGCGCATCTTCGCCATCGACTTGTACTGCGCGGCCGACAGCGGGTACATCGCCAGCTTGATCAGGAACACCAGGCCGAC encodes:
- a CDS encoding alpha/beta hydrolase — encoded protein: MHVHPSRIAALVAACLLAGCGGTAPGDSAKSTDAAIRHFGSIAFEPCTLSSPLAPSSIDAQCARFDVLEDPQQRDGRKIALNIAWLPANDKGSTAPDPVFFLAGGPGQAATEYAAEIDMALREVRKHRDIVLIDQRGTGRLSPLVCRDANGRELSLSTQDEADADAIAAYAARCAQALQDKADPRLYTTTQAVSDLDAVRAALGVEQVNLVGVSYGTRVAQQFAARFPRHTRSLVLDGVAPNDLVVGGEFARTFERALELQSAQCQSLPSCRKRYPRDLRTQLRGLKTRLEAAPVQVEFRDPATAQKRRDTLTADTVVGLTHLFSYMPQMMSLMPVVIDEADRGEYAPLMALAQLATRSMDGRMSRAMQWSVICAEDADRFHPDPKDADTVLGAETGPAFFAACKAWPHGTRPADFDTPLRSNVPALLLSGEIDPVTPPAYGERVLKGLPNGRHFVLRGQGHNVGAVGCLPKLVGQFIESLDAKSLDARCLDSIGYVPPFTGFNGWEP
- a CDS encoding energy transducer TonB, yielding MTFVNPQDRRARRLSVVSQLSVALALCCALAACQKEEPAPEGAAAPVATAAAPAVTAETAVSAKVSALTADQLREAARKAYAENRLYAPAEDNAVEYYLALRDKAPGDAAVSSALTDLLPMTVIAIEQSVNREDFIEAQRLAALLEKADAQHPALARLKTSIAAQQDATTKRAAQQQLTAEEEAKKKVELEKKRLEDQKKQQEDAAKQLAAQQAASKQADDKAAADRAAEQQRAAEARAAEQRAADARAAAARQAAATPATADASDLRPLSMPPPRYPPEALRAGTSGEVQVEFTVGTDGSVTAARVVRSNPARIFDREAVNAVRKWRFQPVDAPVTTRRTIGFNPQS
- the mnmE gene encoding tRNA uridine-5-carboxymethylaminomethyl(34) synthesis GTPase MnmE, yielding MPTDAHRDTIAAIATAPGAGGVGIVRLSGPRSRTIAEAVAGRALTPRQAHYVRFHDAQGETLDDGIALFFASPASYTGEDVVELQAHGSPAVLHELVARCVALGARRARPGEFSERAFLEGRLDLAQAEAVADLIAAADVRAARAARRALDGEFSRRVDAIGEELLAIRVHVEAAIDFADEPIDTLGGAQLRARLADTTLALEELLKAAERGRRLRDGVHAVIVGPPNAGKSSLLNVLAGSDRAIVTDIAGTTRDLLHETIRIDGVELTLVDTAGLRDGGDAIEREGMRRARGELQRADLALVVLDARDPDGGRAAVADAIADVPLRVWIHNKADLLDTVAPGEPDALQVSARTGAGIDALHAKLRQLAQGNAEEAGEGAFTARARHVDALAIAREHLAQARVELDREALDLAAESLRLAHDALGEITGRVHADDLLGHIFSRFCIGK
- a CDS encoding ABC transporter permease, yielding MSATTARSGMFAAMWAVMRKELRDISRDRRTLALALLLGPLLYPALMIGMSSLAESRARTQLDSVLEVPTVGIERAPNLVAFLATQGIRAVKAPEDVDAAIVRQEVDVALRIDPDYGNDWRAGKPALVEIVSDTTRRDSEIPGARVRAALAAYRDQVGALRLLARGIDPSITRAVSVGSRDLASEDAKRGLLLSAIMPYLLILLSFIGGAHLIMDATAGERERQSIEPLLATPASRGAIVSGKIAAACAMGLLSLVLTLLAFKISAQMGTGVGRMFDVSFTAIGRMLLVLLPMLFIGTTLLTWLSAAAKSMKEAQSHMTWLMLLPMIPTIALMVNPVKTQPWQFMVPFLAQNQMLLKVIRGEVIDLRTWAIYLGTGFAVAALLWFAAVRRYHQERLAISG
- a CDS encoding ATP-binding cassette domain-containing protein → MIFAQDLHKTFKTRTGPVRAVDGVHFEARDGEITGLLGPNGAGKTTTLRMLYTLMTPDAGQVLVDGVDAARDPAAVRRALGVLPDARGVYKRLTARENIAYFGELHGMSKQAIAQRTQVLADALQMHDILDRQTEGFSQGQRTKTAIARALVHDPRNVILDEPTNGLDVMTTRAMRGFLQQLREEGRCVIFSSHIMQEVAALCDRIVIIAQGQVVASGTADELRAQTGEANLEDAFVKAIGSDEGLHA
- the ubiM gene encoding 5-demethoxyubiquinol-8 5-hydroxylase UbiM gives rise to the protein MQTIDTDVTIIGAGPAGLCLARALSGTGLRITVLDREPEAALRAPAFDGREIGLTQRSVRFLQRLQLWNRLPADQAHPLRQARVFNGASHDALEIGPSDPGADPLGWLVPNHAIRAAAFECVAASPDVELLAGVRVAAVDTDAATARVRLDDGRVFASRLLVAADGRFSETRRALGIATRMHDFGRSMLVCRVTHERPHEDIAWEWFDHGHTLARLPLGRAAPEGRRSSIVLTLPGAQMRAVQALDDEAFATEIERRCDGRLGAVSEVGTRHVYPLVGAWATRFAATRVALVGDAAVGMHPVTAHGFNLGLLGVERLAGLLRNAAASGADPGASALLDRYDRGHRRATAPLHLATRGVVGLFTDDRPPARALRAGVLRASASFPPFRRLLAALLADRDPAGSRVTGRHDRTEQGDGRPRAADRW